The following are from one region of the Sulfurimonas crateris genome:
- a CDS encoding YraN family protein, with product MSRAKGNAAEDIACQFLVDNGFAIVERNFYSRFGEIDIIALKDDVLHFVEVKSGLDYESAVLNITKSKLSKVIKTAHVYMKKSSLDIDFVFDALIVAEQKVEFIENITL from the coding sequence ATGAGCAGAGCCAAAGGGAACGCAGCGGAAGATATAGCCTGCCAATTCCTTGTGGATAACGGCTTTGCTATTGTAGAGCGCAATTTTTACTCCCGTTTCGGCGAGATAGATATTATCGCTTTAAAAGATGATGTTTTGCATTTTGTAGAGGTTAAGAGCGGGCTTGATTATGAGAGTGCCGTTTTAAACATAACAAAAAGCAAGCTCTCCAAAGTGATTAAAACAGCGCATGTCTATATGAAAAAGAGCTCTCTAGACATAGACTTTGTTTTTGATGCTCTTATCGTTGCAGAGCAAAAAGTGGAGTTTATAGAGAACATAACGCTCTAA
- a CDS encoding SDR family NAD(P)-dependent oxidoreductase codes for MKILVTGASSGIGEALAKLYATQDNKLYLLARREDRLQKLQTKLAPLAKKVEIIVCDVTDFDTLQRKMRELPDVDMVILNAGISLGHSLEITPFEEFKRLYDVNIISNHAILEILLPKFLEKKSGKIVFISSLASIFSMPSSKVYSSSKRALNAYAEGLRYKYEPHGIKVLNILPGFVKSELTDKNKFYMPFLLSTEDGAKIIKRAIDKERRFYAFPRRFYYLILLFKYLPLFLKQKIIKHLFR; via the coding sequence GTGAAAATCCTAGTAACTGGGGCTAGCAGCGGAATAGGCGAAGCTCTCGCAAAACTATATGCTACTCAAGATAACAAGCTCTATCTTCTTGCCAGAAGAGAAGATAGACTTCAAAAACTCCAAACAAAACTAGCGCCACTTGCAAAAAAAGTAGAGATCATAGTATGTGACGTGACTGATTTTGATACTCTGCAACGTAAGATGAGAGAGCTGCCAGATGTAGATATGGTTATCTTAAATGCGGGAATATCGCTCGGACACTCGTTAGAGATCACCCCCTTCGAGGAGTTTAAAAGACTCTACGATGTCAACATCATCTCAAACCACGCCATACTTGAGATACTTCTTCCAAAGTTTTTAGAAAAAAAGAGCGGCAAAATAGTCTTTATCTCCTCTTTGGCATCCATATTTTCAATGCCTAGCTCAAAAGTATACAGCTCATCCAAAAGAGCCCTTAATGCTTACGCCGAAGGACTAAGATACAAGTACGAGCCGCACGGCATAAAGGTTTTAAACATACTTCCTGGTTTTGTAAAAAGCGAGCTCACCGACAAGAACAAGTTTTATATGCCCTTTTTATTAAGCACCGAAGATGGAGCTAAGATCATAAAGAGGGCTATAGATAAAGAGAGAAGATTTTACGCTTTTCCGAGAAGATTTTACTATTTGATACTTCTGTTTAAATATCTTCCCTTGTTTTTAAAACAAAAGATTATTAAACATCTTTTTCGCTAA
- a CDS encoding thioredoxin family protein, with the protein MKIFISLFILYSTLFSAELNWLNDYAKALSEAKKQEKGVYLFIGADECRWCERFKKLTLSNQRAIDRLEEEYVLLYLSRDRHHIPKQFVTKGVPRHYFLTNRGEIIHADRGSREVDGFLDLIEEVNLKKED; encoded by the coding sequence ATGAAAATTTTTATCTCTTTATTTATACTATATTCAACTCTTTTTAGCGCTGAATTAAACTGGCTGAACGATTACGCTAAAGCACTTTCTGAGGCAAAAAAGCAAGAGAAAGGTGTTTATCTTTTCATCGGTGCTGATGAGTGCAGATGGTGTGAAAGATTTAAAAAACTCACCCTCTCAAACCAGAGAGCAATCGACAGACTTGAAGAGGAGTATGTGCTTTTATACCTCTCAAGAGACAGACACCATATACCCAAACAGTTTGTGACCAAGGGTGTTCCAAGACACTATTTTTTGACAAACAGAGGCGAGATCATACATGCCGACAGAGGAAGCAGAGAGGTTGACGGGTTTTTGGATCTTATCGAAGAGGTTAACCTTAAAAAAGAGGATTAG
- a CDS encoding homoserine dehydrogenase: MIKVGIIGVGTVGTSVAQILKDNADVISARAGVDIVVKSGVVKDLNKDRGLDIKLTDNVDDILNDEEIDIVVELMGGVEEPFEIVKKALKNGKAVVTANKALLAYHRYELQDIAQDIAFEYEASVAGGIPIINALRDGLSANHIESIKGIMNGTSNYMLTEMVQNGVNYDDVLKRAQELGYAEADPTFDVGGYDAAHKLLILASIAYGIDAKPEDILIEGIENVSKEDVEFANEFGYAIKLLGIAKKDANMVELRVHASMISKDEMIAKIDGVMNGISVVGDKVGETLYYGPGAGGDATASAVVANIIDIARSGKSKPMLGFDKPMERGLILNPALDIESKYYLRINVSDKKGVLAKVTKMFEDNDISVETMLQRPSSKESANLLISTHCAFERDIQNLIDSLEKLEFVNFRPVMIRIV, from the coding sequence ATGATTAAGGTAGGAATTATAGGCGTTGGAACTGTTGGAACGAGTGTAGCACAGATTTTAAAAGACAATGCTGATGTGATTTCTGCTCGTGCCGGAGTTGATATAGTCGTAAAGAGCGGTGTAGTAAAAGATCTAAACAAGGATAGAGGTTTAGATATTAAACTCACAGACAATGTTGATGACATATTAAATGACGAAGAGATAGATATCGTCGTTGAACTTATGGGCGGTGTCGAGGAGCCTTTTGAGATAGTCAAAAAGGCGCTCAAAAACGGTAAAGCCGTAGTAACTGCAAACAAAGCGCTTTTGGCGTACCACCGCTATGAACTCCAAGATATCGCGCAAGATATCGCTTTTGAGTATGAAGCAAGTGTCGCAGGCGGCATTCCTATCATCAATGCCCTTCGTGACGGGCTCTCGGCAAATCATATTGAGTCTATTAAGGGAATTATGAACGGAACGAGCAACTATATGCTTACCGAGATGGTCCAAAACGGCGTTAACTACGATGATGTCCTAAAAAGAGCGCAAGAGCTAGGTTATGCGGAAGCTGATCCTACATTTGACGTGGGTGGATATGACGCTGCTCACAAGCTTTTGATCTTGGCAAGTATTGCTTATGGCATAGATGCAAAACCTGAAGATATTCTAATCGAGGGAATCGAGAACGTATCAAAAGAGGATGTAGAGTTTGCAAATGAGTTTGGATATGCAATCAAGCTTCTGGGAATTGCCAAAAAAGATGCAAATATGGTAGAGCTTCGCGTTCATGCAAGTATGATAAGCAAAGATGAGATGATAGCAAAGATAGACGGCGTTATGAACGGTATCAGCGTTGTCGGCGATAAAGTAGGAGAGACTCTCTACTACGGACCGGGTGCGGGCGGAGATGCGACTGCGAGTGCCGTTGTCGCAAATATTATAGATATTGCAAGAAGCGGAAAGAGCAAGCCGATGCTTGGTTTTGACAAGCCGATGGAGCGCGGGCTTATTTTAAACCCCGCTCTTGATATTGAGTCAAAGTACTACCTGCGTATAAATGTCTCCGATAAAAAGGGAGTTTTGGCAAAAGTTACAAAGATGTTTGAAGATAACGATATATCTGTTGAGACAATGCTTCAGCGTCCATCTTCAAAAGAGAGCGCAAATCTTCTAATATCTACGCATTGTGCCTTTGAGAGAGATATACAAAATCTTATAGATTCGCTTGAAAAGCTTGAGTTCGTAAACTTTAGACCTGTTATGATCAGGATTGTATAA
- a CDS encoding molybdopterin oxidoreductase family protein — translation MENTQTIDSVCTYCGVGCDIAAHVKDNKIQKIFAHKDGVVSQGKLCIKGKYGFDFVDSKERLRIPRIKKSFLDKNPSIKEAIASSLVDLDDVWYESDLESATTAAAMKLKEIQAKYGRKSIASIGGARTSCESVYFFQKFTRHTLNSPHVDNCARVCHSPSLKGMRTTIGEGAATNPYNDIYNCEFMIVIGSNTTEAHPIIANRIVDMAQKHDNLAVFDVREIKLHRFAKYKAIMPYEANLLVLNMLAHVIISEELYDESFIAERTKGFKEFKEMILNDPYADPKYFEQIEGYEDLAKMIPKIAREYALKKSMIFWGLGITEHTDGSYAVMAITHLALMTGNIGKSGAGLMPLRGQNNVQGACDMGMLPYYDPDYQEPKEVGLMTPQLVDEMLEGRVKAVLNVGEDLTHIHPNINKVDRAIQNLELVMVQELFMTDITSKADIVIGVKSAYEKTGVYVNAMRRLHLSQPLVESDLPDDWEVLQLLDNKMGGKNAYKNSNEIWDEVREVAYRRFSGASYIRLERHRKRGLQWPVHTEDTPILHQLDFRTDDGLGEFHYHQYKLRNMVQEIVEKKERSYHLTTGRTIAMYNNAAQTKQTPSLVDRYDEDILLVNSSDADDFRGERVILRTKHGETKPLKVKFTDKVEPKALFVTFHYADSKINALFGDESDELILTAAFKSVKVEVVNI, via the coding sequence ATGGAAAATACTCAAACAATAGATAGCGTCTGCACATACTGCGGGGTTGGGTGCGATATAGCCGCACATGTAAAAGATAACAAGATCCAGAAGATCTTCGCACACAAAGATGGAGTCGTCTCACAGGGAAAACTCTGTATAAAAGGGAAGTACGGGTTTGATTTTGTCGACTCAAAAGAGAGACTTAGAATCCCGAGAATCAAAAAGAGCTTTTTAGATAAAAACCCATCTATAAAAGAGGCTATTGCATCATCTCTAGTTGATCTTGATGATGTTTGGTATGAGAGTGATCTAGAGAGTGCTACGACTGCTGCTGCTATGAAGTTAAAAGAGATTCAGGCTAAATATGGCAGAAAGAGTATAGCTTCTATCGGAGGGGCAAGAACCTCATGCGAGAGCGTCTATTTTTTCCAGAAGTTTACCCGCCACACTCTTAACTCTCCACATGTCGATAATTGTGCTAGAGTCTGTCATTCGCCATCTCTTAAAGGTATGAGAACGACCATAGGCGAAGGAGCTGCTACAAACCCATACAACGACATCTACAACTGCGAGTTTATGATAGTCATAGGCTCGAATACGACAGAGGCACACCCGATAATCGCAAACCGTATCGTCGATATGGCGCAAAAACATGACAACCTGGCTGTTTTTGATGTTAGAGAGATCAAACTCCACCGTTTTGCAAAATATAAGGCGATCATGCCTTACGAGGCAAACCTGCTTGTCTTAAATATGCTCGCACATGTCATTATAAGCGAAGAGCTTTATGATGAGAGCTTTATAGCGGAGCGCACAAAAGGATTTAAAGAGTTTAAAGAGATGATCTTAAACGACCCATATGCCGACCCTAAATATTTTGAACAAATAGAGGGTTATGAGGATCTTGCTAAAATGATCCCAAAGATAGCAAGAGAGTATGCGCTTAAGAAATCTATGATATTTTGGGGGCTTGGGATCACTGAGCATACAGACGGTTCTTACGCGGTAATGGCTATAACGCACCTTGCTCTTATGACAGGCAATATTGGAAAATCTGGAGCGGGGCTTATGCCGCTTCGCGGACAGAACAATGTTCAGGGTGCTTGTGATATGGGGATGCTTCCTTACTATGACCCCGATTATCAAGAGCCAAAAGAGGTGGGCTTGATGACCCCTCAGCTTGTAGATGAGATGCTCGAAGGACGCGTAAAAGCTGTCTTAAATGTGGGCGAGGATCTCACACATATCCATCCAAATATAAACAAGGTTGACAGAGCCATACAGAACTTAGAACTTGTAATGGTTCAAGAGCTTTTTATGACAGACATAACCTCAAAAGCAGACATTGTTATAGGTGTTAAATCTGCGTATGAAAAAACAGGCGTTTATGTAAATGCAATGCGCCGTCTTCATCTATCTCAGCCTCTAGTAGAGTCCGACTTGCCTGATGATTGGGAGGTTCTGCAGCTTCTTGACAATAAGATGGGCGGTAAGAATGCCTATAAAAACTCGAACGAGATTTGGGATGAGGTTCGTGAAGTGGCATACCGTCGCTTTAGCGGAGCCAGCTATATAAGGCTGGAGCGCCACAGAAAAAGAGGACTTCAGTGGCCTGTTCACACAGAAGATACGCCGATTTTGCATCAGCTTGATTTTAGAACCGATGATGGATTGGGAGAGTTTCACTATCATCAGTACAAACTGCGCAATATGGTGCAAGAGATCGTTGAGAAAAAAGAGAGAAGTTACCATCTCACGACAGGAAGAACGATCGCAATGTATAATAATGCGGCTCAGACAAAGCAGACACCTAGTCTGGTTGACAGATACGATGAGGATATTCTGCTTGTAAATAGCTCTGATGCGGATGATTTTAGAGGCGAGCGCGTTATTTTGAGAACTAAGCATGGAGAGACAAAACCGCTAAAAGTAAAATTTACGGACAAAGTGGAGCCAAAAGCCCTTTTTGTGACATTTCACTATGCAGACTCCAAGATAAACGCGCTATTTGGAGATGAGAGCGACGAGCTTATTTTAACGGCGGCTTTTAAATCCGTAAAAGTGGAAGTAGTAAATATATAG